The Arachis hypogaea cultivar Tifrunner unplaced genomic scaffold, arahy.Tifrunner.gnm2.J5K5 arahy.Tifrunner.gnm2.scaffold_21, whole genome shotgun sequence genome contains a region encoding:
- the LOC114926167 gene encoding uncharacterized protein yields MGDKGKRRAIAATPIGSYFKERTMPGSQPALKSVLASKQVNHKVKLGLARWIIDAQIPFNAIQSPYFQPALDGVAAIGPGFKGPSYDEMRVHLLADLKKECQLLVEGYRSSWKRTGCTLMADGWTDQRQRTLINFLVYCPAGMSFVKSVDASDMIKTADTLFKLFAEVIEWVGSSNIVHVVIDNAANYVSAGKLIHEKYPNIFWSPCAAHCINLILKDIASLPHIADLASRASKVTVFVYNHMILLSWLRKRKEWKEIVRPGVTRFATVFITLKSIYDHKEDLQSLVIDKYFTSHKLSKNVNGKMVSSIILDSKFWEDCFTTVMLVGPLIKLLRLVDADEKPSLGIVYAGMQRAKINIKTMFRNRKSAYTPYTSILKMRWDKHLKRDLHAAAYFLNPDYFYSEGFVEKANILRSLLDLFDIETLCDDSVAAMQEIQLYRDRKGSFGRESALKAIKRLEPGEWWRLHGGSAPNLQKMAIRLLHQTSSSSGCERNWSLFEQIHSKRRNRLEHQRLSDIVYVTYNLRLQSRMHRKKKNYDPIDIQSIDTVDFWVMPDESDPEFTNGDIEGIENLIYTDNAMPSYPTDGGDVELDVDFPNGADSSNTASFGGTSDDGGFGLSVYDRDVGTLNDNYDF; encoded by the exons ATGGGAGACAAAGGAAAGAGAAGAGCGATTGCTGctactccaattggaagttatttTAAGGAAAGGACTATGCCAGGCTCTCAACCAGCTTTGAAAAGTGTCTTGGCCAGTAAACAAGTTAATCACAAGGTTAAGTTGGGGCTTGCAAGATGGATCATTGATGCACAGATTCCATTCAATGCAATTCAATCGCCTTACTTTCAACCTGCCTTGGATGGCGTTGCTGCAATTGGACCTGGTTTCAAGGGACCGTCATATGACGAAATGAGAGTTCATTTGCTGGCCGATCTTAAGAAGGAGTGTCAGTTGCTTGTGGAAGGTTATAGGAGCTCGTGGAAAAGGACTGGTTGTACACTGATGGCAGATGGCTGGACTGATCAAAGGCAGCGTACGTTAATTAATTTTCTAGTTTATTGTCCTGCTGGTATGTCATTTGTTAAGTCTGTTGATGCTTCTGATATGATAAAAACTGCCGATACCTTGTTTAAATTGTTTGCTGAGGTTATTGAGTGGGTTGGGTCTAGTAACATTGTGCATGTGGTTATTGATAATGCTGCGAATTATGTATCTGCTGGAAAACTCATTCATGAAAAGTATCCAAACATTTTTTGGTCTCCTTGTGCTGCTCATTGCATCAATCTTATATTGAAAGACATAGCAAGTCTTCCTCATATAGCTGACCTTGCCTCTCGTGCTTCAAAAGTGACTGTCTTTGTTTACAATCATATGATTTTATTGTCATGgcttagaaaaagaaaagagtggAAAGAAATTGTTCGACCAGGAGTAACACGTTTTGCTACTGTATTCATTACTTTGAAAAGTATATATGATCATAAAGAAGACTTGCAATCATTGGTGATTGACAAATATTTCACTTCTCATAAATTATCTAAGAATGTCAATGGGAAGATGgttagttcaattatcttggatagTAAGTTTTGGGAGGATTGTTTTACTACTGTTATGCTTGTTGGTCCTCTAATTAAGTTATTGAGGCTTGTTGATGCTGATGAGAAACCTTCTCTGGGTATCGTGTATGCGGGCATGCAAAGAGCCAAAATTAATATCAAGACAATGTTTAGAAATAGGAAATCTGCATACACACCTTATACAAGTATCTTGAAAATGCGGTGGGATAAGCATTTGAAGCGTGACCTCCATGCAGCAGCATACTTTTTGAATCCAGATTACTTCTATAGTGAGGGGTTTGTTGAGAAGGCAAATATCTTGAGGTCTTTGCTTGATTTATTTGATATTGAAACTCTTTGCGATGACTCGGTTGCCGCAATGCAAGAGATACAGTTGTATCGAGATCGAAAAGGAAGTTTTGGAAGGGAAAGTGCATTGAAAGCAATTAAGAGACTTGAACCTG GTGAATGGTGGAGGCTACATGGTGGGAGTGCTCCTAACTTGCAAAAAATGGCAAttcgtcttcttcatcaaacatctTCATCATCCGGCTGCGAGAGGAACTGGAGCCTCTTTGAACAAATCCATTCAAAGAGGAGGAACCGATTAGAGCATCAAAGGCTAAGTGACATTGTTTATGTCACTTATAATCTACGCCTTCAATCTAGAATGCATCGCAAGAAGAAGAATTATGATCCAATTGACATTCAAAGCATTGACACAGTAGATTTTTGGGTAATGCCGGATGAAAGTGATCCTGAATTTACTAATGGAGACATCGAAggcattgaaaatttaatttatacggATAATGCTATGCCTTCATATCCTACAG atggagGAGATGTGGAACTTGATGTGGATTTCCCTAATGGTGCTGATTCTTCAAATACAGCTTCTTTTGGTGGTACTTCTGATGATGGTGGCTTTGGATTATCTGTATATGATAGAGATGTTGGAACActtaatgataattatgatttttga